In the Hylaeus volcanicus isolate JK05 chromosome 1, UHH_iyHylVolc1.0_haploid, whole genome shotgun sequence genome, one interval contains:
- the LOC128872118 gene encoding E3 ubiquitin-protein ligase RNF146 gives MAQAKLNSQDKADSTLKDKEKESDEKEGSTTVPECAVCLQPCIYPAKLPCNHVYCYLCVKGVANQSKRCPMCRQEIPPDFLDRPQLVDVDEAQKESEHSEEEYQWFYEGRNGWWQYDQRTSHELETAYKQGKRNCELLIAGFLYIADFGSMLQLRRNDPSRRRRIKRDLYNVPKKGVAGLRLNNQDEEIIREIRGAERPASPASDNMGTGDGTNTPVPPSNTPQTPAGGTASGDATPLNDRLEQRSESLHQVLEQMRSLVLREHLSLSTDNELEETAESESLSTHPTL, from the exons atggcTCAAGCGAAGCTTAATTCGCAAGACAAAGCAGATAGCACACTTAAAGACAAAGAAAAGGAGTCTGACGAAAAGGAag GGTCAACAACTGTACCAGAATGTGCAGTCTGTCTTCAACCATGTATATACCCTGCAAAATTACCTTGCAATCATGTATATTGTTACCTATGTGTCAAAGGTGTTGCGAATCAAAGCAAAAGATGTCCTATGTGTCGTCAAGAAATTCCACCTGATTTTCTTGACAGACCACAGTTGGTAGATGTAGATGAAGCACAAAAGGAATCAGAACATTCTGAGGAGGAATACCAGTGGTTTTATGAAGGTAGAAATG GTTGGTGGCAATATGATCAACGCACAAGCCATGAATTAGAAACAGCATATAAACAAGGCAAACGGAATTGTGAATTATTAATCGCAGGATTTCTTTATATTGCTGATTTTGGTTCCATGCTTCAGTTACGTAGAAACGATCCTTCTAGACGCAGAAGAATTAAACGTGACTTATACAATGTTCCCAAAAAAGGAGTTGCAGGTTTAAGATTAAATAATCAAGATGAAGAAATCATCAGAGAAATAAGGGGAGCGGAAAGACCAGCTAGTCCTGCAAGTGACAATATGG GTACAGGTGATGGAACAAATACCCCAGTACCACCAAGTAATACTCCACAAACCCCAGCAGGTGGCACAGCAAGTGGCGATGCTACTCCTCTAAATGATAGACTGGAACAAAGATCAGAGTCTTTACATCAGGTATTAGAACAAATGCGTTCTTTAGTGCTCAGGGAACATTTATCTTTGAGTACAGATAACGAATTAGAAGAAACTGCGGAAAGTGAATCACTTTCCACTCATCCTACATTATGA
- the LOC128872115 gene encoding uncharacterized protein LOC128872115 has product MTMTSVAVAPGSLGAPPSMLTPKMYHLQQGLSSTSASPSPEKNYDTLSKGKKSWSVRLGLSRQNQSGDDPGKGWGTISGSSGLSRQMIYGDPWLYGTVRSSRVGLEPRGFMTPPPPPPPGAPILVVCSCPEFLSGTTRKFGNCRKCGGHRLAGVPLGGTCRLPTISSRSRPSLAGVLRTSIDDPYDQMRRNRLVEPRTRARSISPHRPLSQRDSRSQSVARNAKERKGSVESTCSRSEWFDKEATGSYEETTRKPRPNFAVASTEEWLEEAPSLANSIRTPSSLTTPGRLVRVPKKVRGTGTLTKTPETGQAKIGNQDEWKDRPSSALDSRKSILECDVNPYLLLKKQKDEDDLSDDLSDNALEQDEARPRSSLFDPSKVKSIERIPNRSAVAAIGGQRIRVFSEPREISDNEDVPPVTRIPIPKVSPKRPPRRLKEAKQTLKSILKRGKVLETKRKNVLFNVDNVIFAPEKPSEATRLLWTRIGRIANCVAGREERNNEESEEEVEEEVEEEEEEEEEEEDDEEEEEEGEEEEVTVMTHEQKEKYNFITIPNIRDPKIDRIRPKEPKISQDVSQNHVNADGTKEVQMDRMLHESEDIPEKISNQIIRSPKRENTKKGDEGKKRIQEENSVKMKDDTKQQYAVKDRKDRIPSIAVDEKDLILKSEENSKKSSLSRSQSERSFNRPGVSAGNILFMDTMRLSLYRKVKESQSSLCSSEQTIRPDDSSEFMEETAESVYSEKDSDSIKTEYEQHSFDSKEIEEIIEQRKMEISKDTQSNYEENNEHFRGMRPTSWSPPPGKPKHRYKISEPNVKPKDTDYSESDRNSPTVKTTWNASNSYGSSKVEIGSPTTEANVYKITVSPRASPLVHRLQIGPDAKGARRTSILINGDTTPSAETTSDNKVTISVGGEDSVYNPTVISVNSENPPRIKSSAENRTLVILDNYKSNIVVEAVKEDSQTKSLNAEWEPIETEDRSRKTNEFASDEKTLNTPEVTTDSEKQNPNFDGKTTGKNSKLHVTGDRVARAEKKTQQKDAENSSKLAGLSKEALISKLLEDSLRKARENGEILDESSGEAILKILKQSLLKSKEYESSESTLEANYSRSSSLNSDGDFISTNLFLEENPYEVIKEPIYEEIPDEPPPLPLSPPPTEDYIKDRIYFGGIDYYRKGSADQFLGNYLTNDVFKKPNTEDLAETYLSKSPEDFFKKMSTSPEEENISSKFELLNFLMDSKDRTISIEGEDDEDDEDEEDTEGDLEALYEQKETSLGDLSSKSSQISNVSDSSEECNIILTSSPETSKARAVDIERTDSGVGSESSQASSTRGVPRRWRAGNVSSGPGSLFSGIPQVISGDSKLCEDCEQRLDPLITDSGVVYAPFVCRKCSKKRVERKEIITEIVETEQKYGRDLQIILEEFHRPMFRAGLLTSEQLTAIFLNVEELVEHNVVLAEKLKDAVEFAQESGDEDLLTVDVGKIFLESERMLHAFESYCTRQGSASLLLQNLEKEKELLRIFLKVSQMENTVLRRMNLNSFLMVPVQRVTKYPLLLARLLKATPSVRPDIQEAKERLKQAQSNIELHLEHMNAEAKDVTSTKLWRRISIIQNGRRPIGEQDMVNIKLRKMAVEVLEWAHEEAKFVLEGRLLVAQPTDNNWRRGRTVKLAPVTAMLVTNGKPSAEDLEFNDDFLFPRYIGIKEATLLLVKEKFGRYSLLREPLYLDKCIVCCETDLEDYFEVQELYSKETFIFKAEDGARTKRWCRTLQAHAQSLGAWRKRRGALPNIMICGVTRN; this is encoded by the exons AATTACGACACGCTGAGCAAAGGAAAGAAATCGTGGAGCGTGCGTCTGGGTCTGTCGCGGCAGAATCAAAGCGGCGATGATCCTGGAAAAGGGTGGGGAACGATCAGCGGGAGCAGCGGGCTCTCTCGACAAATGATCTACGGCGATCCGTGGCTCTATGGCACGGTTCGATCATCGAGGGTTGGTCTCGAGCCACGAGGCTTCATGACACCACCGCCCCCGCCGCCCCCGGGAGCGCCGATACTGGTAGTATGTTCCTGTCCAGAATTTCTCAGCGGAACCACCCGGAAGTTCGGCAATTGCCGCAAGTGCGGTGGTCACCGATTGGCTGGCGTCCCTTTAGGCGGAACATGTCGGCTTCCGACGATTTCCTCGAGGTCGAGACCCAGTCTCGCGG GAGTCCTGAGGACCTCGATAGACGATCCGTACGACCAGATGAGACGGAATCGGCTGGTCGAGCCGCGAACGAGAGCACGGAGCATTTCGCCGCATCGGCCGTTATCTCAGCGCGATTCTCGAAGCCAAAGCGTGGCGCGAAACGCGAAAGAACGAAAAGGCTCCGTCGAAAGTACTTGTTCGAGATCCGAATGGTTCGACAAGGAGGCAACTGGAAGCTACGAGGAGACGACGCGCAAACCACGACCGAACTTCGCTGTCGCGTCCACCGAAGAGTGGCTCGAGGAGGCACCGTCGTTGGCGAACTCCATCCGGACTCCGTCGTCTTTAACTACGCCCGGTAGGCTGGTACGGGTCCCGAAGAAAGTCAGAGGCACGGGTACGTTGACGAAAACACCGGAAACGGGTCAGGCGAAGATCGGCAACCAAGACGAGTGGAAAGATCGGCCATCGAGCGCGTTGGACTCGCGAAAGAGCATTCTGGAGTGCGACGTGAATCCTTATCTTTTGCTAAAGAAGCAGAAGGACGAGGACGATCTCAGCGACGACCTGTCGGACAACGCTCTCGAGCAGGACGAAGCCAGACCGCGGTCCAGTTTGTTCGATCCCTCGAAAGTGAAATCGATCGAGAGGATACCGAACAGAAGCGCCGTAGCGGCGATCGGCGGTCAGAGAATCAGGGTGTTCAGCGAACCGCGCGAGATCTCGGATAACGAGGACGTTCCGCCGGTCACGAGGATTCCCATACCAAAGGTTTCACCGAAGCGACCACCGAGGAGACTAAAAGAAGCCAAACAAACGCTGAAAAGCATCCTGAAACGGGGAAAGGTGCTCGAGACCAAACGGAAGAACGTCCTCTTCAACGTCGATAACGTTATATTCGCACCTGAGAAACCATCGGAGGCCACGCGGCTACTGTGGACCAGAATCGGAAGGATCGCGAATTGCGTCGCAGGAAGAGAGGAAAGAAACAATGAAGAATCAGAGGAAGAAGTGGAAGAAGaagtggaagaagaagaagaagaagaagaagaagaagaagatgatgaagaggaagaagaagaaggagaagaagaagaggtgACAGTGATGACGCATGAGCAAAaggagaaatataatttcattactaTTCCGAATATCAGGGATCCAAAGATTGACAGAATTAGACCGAAGGAGCCTAAAATCTCTCAGGATGTGAGCCAAAACCACGTTAATGCTGACGGAACGAAAGAGGTTCAAATGGACAGGATGTTGCACGAGAGCGAGGATATACCTGAAAAGATCTCGAATCAAATTATTCGTTCGCCGAAACGCGAAAATACGAAGAAGGGGgacgaaggaaagaaaaggataCAAGAGGAAAATTCCGTAAAAATGAAAGACGACACCAAACAGCAGTACGCGGTCAAGGATCGCAAGGATCGTATTCCAAGCATCGCTGTCGACGAGAAGGACCTGATTTTGAAATCCGAAG AGAACTCAAAGAAATCATCTTTATCACGCAGTCAAAGCGAACGATCGTTCAATAGACCAGGAGTGTCAGCTGGCAATATATTGTTCATGGATACCATGCGCCTCAGCCTCTACAGAAAAGTCAAGGAATCGCAGTCCTCGTTATGTTCGAGCGAACAGACAATTCGGCCGGACGATTCGTCCGAATTCATGGAGGAGACAGCGGAAAGCGTGTACTCGGAGAAAGATAGCGACTCGATTAAAACGGAGTACGAGCAACATTCGTTCGACTCgaaagaaatcgaagaaattatCGAACAACGAAAAATGGAAATCTCGAAAGATACCCAGAGCAATTACGAGGAAAACAACGAGCATTTTCGAGGCATGAGACCGACCAGTTGGTCTCCGCCACCCGGAAAACCGAAACACCGTTACAAGATTAGCGAACCGAACGTAAAACCAAAGGACACGGATTATTCCGAATCGGATCGAAACAGCCCAACGGTGAAGACCACGTGGAACGCGTCCAACTCCTACGGATCCTCGAAAGTTGAAATTGGATCACCGACGACGGAAGCGAACGTGTACAAAATAACCGTGAGTCCTCGAGCTTCTCCCCTCGTTCACAGGCTTCAAATAGGTCCAGATGCCAAAGGCGCGAGGCGAACGTCAATTTTAATCAACGGAGACACGACGCCGAGCGCCGAAACAACGTCGGACAACAAAGTGACCATCAGCGTCGGGGGCGAGGACAGCGTTTACAATCCTACGGTGATCTCGGTGAACTCGGAGAATCCTCCGCGAATAAAAAGCTCCGCGGAGAATCGCACTCTAGTGATTCTGGACAACTACAAATCGAACATCGTCGTCGAGGCCGTCAAAGAAGATTCTCAGACGAAGTCGCTTAACGCCGAATGGGAGCCTATCGAAACCGAGGATCGCTCTCGAAAGACCAACGAATTCGCTTCTGACGAAAAAACGTTGAACACGCCGGAGGTGACTACGGATTCTGAGAAACAGAATCCGAATTTTGATGGTAAAACTACGGGAAAGAACTCGAAACTCCACGTAACAGGCGATCGCGTGGCACGAGCGGAGAAAAAGACACAGCAGAAAGACGCTGAAAATTCGTCGAAGCTTGCTGGATTGTCCAAGGAAGCGTTGATCTCGAAGTTGCTCGAGGATTCCTTGAGAAAGGCTCGCGAGAATGGAGAAATACTCGACGAAAGTAGCGGCGAGGCAATTTTGAAGATCCTGAAGCAGAGTTTATTGAAGAGCAAAGAGTACGAAAGTTCCGAGTCGACCCTCGAGGCAAATTACTCGAGATCGTCCAGTTTGAATTCGGACGGTGATTTTATCTCGACGAACCTTTTCCTCGAGGAGAATCCTTACGAAGTGATCAAGGAACCCATTTACGAAGAGATTCCCGACGAACCTCCTCCGCTGCCGTTGAGTCCGCCACCGACCGAGGATTACATTAAGGACAGGATATACTTCGGCGGCATAGATTACTACAGAAAGGGCAGCGCCGATCAGTTCCTTGGCAATTATTTGACGAACGATGTTTTCAAGAAACCGAATACCGAGGATCTGGCGGAAACGTATCTGTCCAAGAGTCCCGAGgattttttcaagaagatgTCCACGTCGCCGGAGGAAGAGAATATCTCGAGCAAATTCGAATTGCTTAACTTCTTGATGGACTCGAAGGATCGAACGATCTCCATCGAAGGAgaggacgacgaggacgacgaagacgaagaggacACGGAGGGGGACTTGGAAGCTCTGTACGAACAGAAGGAGACCAGCCTCGGTGATCTTAGCTCGAAGAGCTCTCAGATCTCTAATGTATCCGACAGCAGCGAGGAGTGCAATATTATCCTGACCAGTTCACCGGAAACATCAAAG GCAAGGGCCGTAGATATAGAAAGAACCGATAGCGGAGTGGGATCAGAAAGCAGTCAGGCTAGCAGCACTCGAGGCGTGCCGAGACGTTGGAGAGCAGGAAATGTCTCCTCGGGACCAGGAAGTCTCTTCAGTGGAATCCCACAAGTGATTTCCGGTGATTCAAAGCTCTGCGAGGACTGCGAACAACGTCTGGATCCTTTGATAACTGACAG CGGCGTGGTATACGCGCCTTTCGTGTGcagaaaatgttcgaaaaagAGAGTGGAACGCAAAGAAATCATCACGGAGATTGTGGAGACCGAACAGAAATACGGAAGAGATTTGCAAATCATTCTGGAAGAATTTCACAGACCCATGTTCAGAGCTGGTCTTCTTACTTCGGAACAGCTCACAGCAATATTTCTTAACGTGGAAGAGCTCGTCGAACACAATGTCGTACTCgctgagaaattaaaggatgCTGTGGAATTTGCTCAG GAATCTGGAGACGAAGATCTATTGACGGTGGACGTAGGAAAAATCTTTCTGGAGTCTGAACGGATGCTTCACGCATTTGAAAGTTACTGTACCCGGCAAGGGAGCGCAAGTTTACTGTtacaaaatttggaaaaagagaaagagctactgcgaatatttttgaaagtttcaCAGATGGAAAACACAGTCTTGCGCAGgatgaatttaaattcctttttgatg GTTCCTGTTCAAAGAGTGACAAAATATCCTCTATTATTGGCACGATTGTTGAAAGCTACTCCATCCGTGCGACCAGACATTCAAGAAGCCAAGGAAAGACTTAAACAGGCTCAATCGAACATCGAGTTGCACTTGGAACATATGAATGCT GAAGCGAAGGATGTAACTTCAACAAAGCTTTGGAGAAGAATTTCCATCATTCAGAATGGTAGACGACCAATTGGGGAGCAAGATATGGTGAACATAAAATTGAGAAAG ATGGCCGTGGAAGTATTAGAATGGGCCCATGAAGAAGCCAAATTTGTTTTGGAAGGACGTCTTTTAGTTGCTCAGCCAACCGATAATAATTGGAGACGCGGACGTACTGTCAAGCTCGCTCCTGTTACTGCTATGTTGGTTACCAATggcaaa CCAAGTGCAGAAGACCTTGAGTTTAATGACGACTTTCTTTTTCCAAGATATATAGGCATCAAGGAGGCTACCCTCTTgttggtaaaagaaaaatttggaCGGTATTCGTTATTACGC GAACCACTGTATCTTGATAAGTGTATAGTATGCTGTGAAACAGATCTTGAAGATTATTTTGAAGTTCAAGAACTATATTCCaaggaaacatttatatttaag GCTGAAGATGGAGCCAGAACAAAAAGGTGGTGTAGGACATTGCAAGCTCATGCACAATCTCTTGGTGCATGGCGAAAACGTCGCGGAGCACTGCCAAATATAATGATATGTGGTGTTACGAGAAACTGA